From a single Staphylococcus epidermidis genomic region:
- the cudC gene encoding choline uptake/conversion transcriptional regulator CudC: MDYNNNDSQYIEEAKDLVINSIGETMDLYGINRSVGNLYGIMVFEGSMTLDEMRQQLQMSKPSMSTGVKKLQEYDIVKQQFTRGSRKQHFIAEKDFFTFFRNFFTKKWEREIDTNMEAIEDAENIIHPLLEKNDIDEEVKKQAINVKAQLDHSKIYYKWLAQLSEALESGEIFNYFPIPDEQHHHDQSEKAKR, translated from the coding sequence ATGGATTATAATAACAATGACAGTCAATATATCGAAGAAGCTAAAGATTTAGTTATCAACTCAATCGGTGAAACCATGGATTTGTATGGTATCAACCGTAGTGTAGGTAACTTGTATGGCATTATGGTTTTTGAAGGAAGTATGACACTTGATGAAATGCGACAACAACTGCAAATGAGTAAACCTAGTATGAGTACAGGTGTAAAAAAACTACAAGAATACGATATCGTCAAACAACAATTCACGCGTGGTAGCCGAAAGCAACATTTTATTGCAGAGAAAGATTTCTTCACTTTCTTCCGCAACTTTTTTACTAAAAAATGGGAACGTGAAATTGACACTAATATGGAAGCAATTGAAGATGCAGAAAATATCATTCACCCACTTCTTGAAAAGAATGATATAGATGAGGAAGTTAAAAAACAAGCAATAAATGTAAAAGCGCAGTTAGACCACTCTAAAATATATTACAAGTGGCTCGCTCAATTAAGTGAAGCTCTAGAGTCAGGAGAAATTTTTAACTATTTCCCAATTCCAGATGAACAACATCATCATGATCAATCAGAAAAAGCCAAGCGATAA
- the betA gene encoding choline dehydrogenase yields MRRKRDSYDYVIIGGGSAGSVLGARLSEDKDKNVLVLEAGRSDYFWDLFIQMPAALMFPSGNRFYDWEYQTDEEPHMGRRVDHARGKVLGGSSSINGMIYQRGNPMDYEGWAEPEGMDTWDFAHCLPYFKKLETTYGAAPYDKVRGHDGPIKLKRGPATNPLFKSFFNAGVEAGYHKTADVNGYRQEGFGPFDSQVHHGRRMSASRAYLRPALRRRNLDVETRAFVTKLIFDENNSKKVTGVTFKKNGKEHTVHANEVILSGGAFNTPQLLQLSGIGDSEFLKSKGIEPRMHLPGVGENFEDHLEVYIQHKCKQPVSLQPSLDVKRMPFIGLQWIFARKGAAASNHFEGGGFVRSNDDVDYPNLMFHFLPIAVRYDGQKAPVAHGYQVHVGPMYSNSRGSLKIKSKDPFEKPSIVFNYLSTKEDEREWVEAIRVARNILKQKAMDPFNGGEISPGPQVQTDEEILDWVRKDGETALHPSCSAKMGPASDPMAVVDPLTMKVHGMENLRVVDASAMPRTTNGNIHAPVLMLAEKAADIIRGRKPLEPQYVDYYKHGIDDEKAGAMEDDPFYQY; encoded by the coding sequence ATGAGAAGAAAACGCGATTCATACGATTATGTCATCATTGGTGGCGGTAGTGCAGGTTCAGTTCTTGGTGCACGCCTTTCAGAGGATAAAGATAAAAATGTTTTGGTATTAGAAGCTGGACGTAGTGACTATTTCTGGGATTTATTTATTCAAATGCCAGCAGCATTGATGTTCCCATCAGGTAATCGTTTTTATGACTGGGAATATCAAACTGACGAAGAACCACATATGGGACGTAGAGTAGATCATGCGAGAGGTAAAGTATTAGGTGGCTCAAGTTCTATTAACGGTATGATTTATCAACGAGGTAACCCAATGGACTATGAAGGATGGGCAGAACCTGAAGGAATGGACACATGGGACTTTGCACATTGTCTACCATACTTCAAAAAGTTAGAAACAACATATGGTGCAGCGCCATACGATAAAGTTAGAGGCCATGATGGTCCAATCAAATTAAAACGTGGACCAGCTACTAATCCATTATTTAAATCATTCTTTAATGCAGGTGTTGAAGCGGGCTATCATAAAACTGCAGACGTTAATGGATACAGACAAGAAGGTTTTGGACCATTTGATAGCCAAGTACATCATGGACGTCGTATGTCTGCTTCAAGAGCGTATCTACGCCCAGCATTAAGACGTAGAAACTTAGATGTTGAAACACGTGCATTCGTTACAAAATTAATTTTTGATGAAAATAATAGTAAAAAAGTAACAGGCGTGACTTTCAAGAAAAATGGTAAAGAACATACTGTTCATGCAAACGAAGTTATTTTATCTGGCGGTGCTTTCAATACACCACAACTATTACAATTATCAGGTATTGGTGACTCAGAATTCTTAAAATCAAAAGGTATAGAGCCACGTATGCATTTACCAGGTGTTGGTGAGAACTTCGAAGATCACTTAGAAGTATATATTCAACATAAATGTAAACAACCGGTTTCACTACAACCTAGCCTTGATGTCAAACGTATGCCGTTCATCGGTTTACAATGGATTTTTGCACGTAAAGGTGCAGCGGCGTCTAACCACTTTGAAGGTGGTGGCTTTGTAAGATCAAATGATGATGTTGATTATCCAAACCTCATGTTCCATTTCTTACCAATTGCTGTAAGATATGATGGTCAAAAAGCACCAGTAGCACATGGTTACCAAGTACATGTTGGACCAATGTACTCCAACTCAAGAGGTAGTTTGAAAATCAAATCTAAGGATCCATTTGAAAAACCAAGTATCGTGTTTAATTACTTATCTACGAAAGAAGACGAAAGAGAATGGGTTGAAGCAATTAGAGTAGCAAGAAATATCCTAAAACAAAAAGCTATGGACCCATTTAATGGTGGCGAAATTTCACCAGGACCACAAGTTCAAACGGATGAAGAAATTCTAGATTGGGTACGTAAAGATGGAGAAACTGCATTACATCCATCTTGTAGCGCGAAAATGGGACCTGCATCTGACCCAATGGCAGTAGTCGATCCATTAACTATGAAAGTACATGGTATGGAAAATTTACGTGTCGTTGATGCTTCAGCAATGCCTAGAACAACAAATGGTAATATTCATGCACCTGTATTGATGTTAGCTGAGAAAGCAGCGGACATTATTCGTGGTAGAAAACCGCTTGAACCTCAATATGTTGACTATTATAAACATGGTATTGATGATGAAAAAGCAGGTGCAATGGAAGATGATCCATTCTACCAATATTAA
- a CDS encoding BCCT family transporter, whose product MKKEKVMDWTTFIGVVIVLLFAVIPMMVFPKASEIIITDINSAISNSIGSVYLFMGLAIFCFVLYIAFGKYGNVTLGKATDKPEFNNFTWAAMLFCAGIGSDILYWGVIEWAFYYQVPPNGAKSMSDQALQYATQYGMFHWGPIAWAIYVLPALPIGYLVFVKKKPVYKISQACRPILKGHTDKLLGKIVDILFIFGLLGGAATSLALGVPMISAGIERLTGLDGSNMILRSIILLTITVIFAISSYTGLKKGIQKLSDVNVWLSFLLLAFVFIVGPTVFIMETTVTGFGNMIKDFFHMATWMEPFGGIKGRKETNFPQDWTIFYWSWWLVYAPFIGLFIARISKGRTLKEVVLGTICYGTLGCVLFFGIFGNYAVYLQITEQFNVISYLNNYGTEATIIEIMHQLPFSTITIILFLISAFLFLATTFDSGSYILAAASQKKVIGEPLRANRLFWAFALCLLPFSLMLVGGERALEVLKTASLLASVPLIVIFTLMMISFLIILGRDRIKLERRADKHKEIERRSLRIVQVKDKPEDDNL is encoded by the coding sequence TTGAAAAAGGAAAAAGTTATGGACTGGACGACCTTCATAGGCGTAGTCATTGTGTTACTTTTTGCTGTTATACCTATGATGGTTTTTCCGAAAGCAAGTGAAATAATCATTACCGATATCAATAGTGCCATTTCTAATTCAATTGGATCGGTATATCTCTTTATGGGACTGGCTATATTTTGTTTTGTTTTATACATAGCATTTGGTAAGTATGGGAATGTCACGTTAGGAAAAGCGACTGACAAACCTGAATTTAATAATTTCACATGGGCAGCCATGTTATTCTGTGCCGGTATTGGTTCAGATATTTTATATTGGGGTGTTATTGAGTGGGCATTTTATTATCAAGTACCTCCTAACGGTGCAAAATCAATGTCCGATCAAGCACTTCAATATGCAACTCAATATGGTATGTTTCACTGGGGACCTATAGCCTGGGCAATATATGTGCTACCAGCTTTGCCAATCGGTTATTTAGTTTTCGTTAAGAAGAAACCCGTCTATAAAATTAGTCAAGCTTGTCGACCAATTTTAAAAGGACATACGGATAAATTATTAGGAAAAATCGTAGATATTTTATTTATTTTCGGTTTGCTCGGTGGTGCTGCAACATCACTCGCTCTAGGCGTGCCGATGATCTCAGCTGGTATTGAACGATTGACTGGTTTAGATGGATCTAATATGATTTTACGTTCAATCATCTTACTAACTATTACAGTTATTTTCGCAATCAGTTCTTACACAGGTTTGAAAAAAGGTATTCAAAAATTAAGTGATGTTAACGTTTGGTTATCATTTTTATTATTAGCATTTGTATTCATCGTAGGTCCAACTGTGTTTATTATGGAAACTACAGTTACAGGGTTCGGTAATATGATAAAAGATTTCTTCCATATGGCGACATGGATGGAACCATTTGGTGGCATAAAAGGTCGTAAAGAAACGAATTTCCCTCAAGATTGGACAATATTCTACTGGTCATGGTGGCTCGTTTATGCACCGTTTATTGGATTGTTTATCGCGCGTATCTCAAAAGGACGTACACTTAAAGAAGTTGTATTAGGAACAATATGCTATGGAACATTAGGTTGTGTGTTATTTTTCGGTATTTTTGGTAACTATGCTGTATATCTACAAATTACTGAGCAATTTAATGTAATAAGCTATTTAAACAATTATGGTACAGAGGCAACAATCATAGAAATAATGCATCAACTACCATTCTCGACAATTACTATTATCTTATTCTTAATATCAGCTTTCTTATTCTTAGCAACAACATTCGATTCTGGTTCATATATTTTAGCAGCAGCGTCACAGAAAAAAGTGATAGGAGAACCGTTACGTGCTAATCGTTTGTTCTGGGCGTTTGCGTTATGTTTACTACCGTTCTCTTTAATGCTAGTTGGAGGAGAACGTGCATTAGAAGTATTGAAAACAGCATCATTACTTGCTAGTGTACCTTTAATTGTTATATTTACGCTAATGATGATTTCGTTCTTAATTATACTCGGACGAGATCGTATCAAGTTAGAAAGACGTGCAGATAAGCATAAAGAAATTGAAAGACGTTCTCTAAGAATAGTTCAGGTCAAAGACAAACCTGAAGACGATAACTTATAA
- the betB gene encoding betaine-aldehyde dehydrogenase, with the protein MELVDKLSNRQYIDGEWVESSNKNTRDIINPYNQETIFTVAEGTKEDVERAILAARRSFEDGEWSLETSEVRGKKVRAVADKIKENREELAKLETLDTGKTLEESYADMDDIHNVFMYFAGLADKDGGEIINSPIPNAESKVVKEPVGVVTQITPWNYPLLQASWKIAPALATGCSLVMKPSEITPLTTIRVFELMEEVGFPKGTINLVLGAGSEVGDVMSGHEEVDLVSFTGGIETGKHIMKQAANHVTDVALELGGKNPNIIFDDADFELAVDQALNGGYFHAGQVCSAGSRILVHNDIKDKFEKALIDRVSKIKLGNGFDQDTEMGPVISTAHRDKIEGYMEVAKKDGATIAIGGKRPEREDLQAGLFFEPTVITDCDTSMRIVQEEVFGPVVTVEGFADEEEAIRLANDSIYGLAGAIFTKDIGKAQRVANKLKLGTVWINDFHPYFAQAPWGGYKQSGIGRELGKEGLEEYLVSKHILTNTNPEPVDWFSK; encoded by the coding sequence ATGGAACTTGTAGATAAATTATCAAATCGTCAATATATTGATGGAGAATGGGTTGAAAGTTCAAATAAAAACACAAGAGATATTATAAATCCTTACAATCAAGAAACAATCTTCACTGTAGCTGAAGGAACTAAAGAAGATGTTGAAAGAGCAATTTTAGCTGCTAGAAGATCTTTCGAAGACGGTGAATGGTCACTTGAAACAAGTGAAGTCAGAGGTAAAAAAGTGAGAGCCGTTGCTGATAAAATTAAAGAAAATAGAGAAGAGTTAGCTAAATTAGAAACATTAGACACTGGTAAAACTTTAGAAGAATCCTATGCTGATATGGATGATATTCATAATGTGTTTATGTATTTTGCTGGTTTAGCTGATAAAGATGGCGGTGAAATTATCAATTCACCTATTCCTAATGCTGAAAGTAAAGTAGTTAAAGAACCTGTAGGTGTTGTTACTCAAATTACACCTTGGAACTATCCATTACTTCAAGCATCTTGGAAAATTGCGCCAGCTTTAGCAACAGGTTGCTCATTAGTTATGAAACCAAGTGAAATTACTCCGTTAACAACAATTCGTGTATTTGAATTGATGGAGGAAGTTGGTTTCCCTAAAGGAACAATTAATTTAGTACTTGGTGCTGGATCAGAAGTGGGCGACGTGATGTCAGGTCATGAAGAAGTCGATTTAGTTTCATTTACAGGTGGTATTGAAACAGGAAAACACATCATGAAACAAGCAGCTAATCACGTGACTGACGTTGCATTAGAATTAGGCGGCAAAAATCCTAATATTATTTTTGATGACGCTGATTTTGAATTAGCTGTAGACCAAGCACTTAATGGTGGATATTTCCACGCTGGTCAAGTGTGCTCTGCTGGTTCAAGAATCTTAGTTCACAATGATATTAAAGATAAATTCGAAAAAGCTCTTATCGATCGTGTAAGCAAAATCAAATTAGGTAACGGTTTTGATCAAGATACTGAAATGGGACCAGTTATCTCAACAGCACACCGCGATAAAATTGAAGGTTATATGGAAGTTGCGAAAAAAGATGGAGCAACAATTGCAATTGGTGGTAAACGCCCTGAACGTGAAGACTTACAAGCCGGATTATTCTTTGAACCTACTGTAATTACAGATTGTGATACATCAATGCGTATTGTTCAAGAGGAAGTCTTTGGACCAGTTGTGACTGTAGAAGGATTTGCTGACGAAGAAGAAGCTATTCGCTTAGCAAATGATTCAATTTACGGTTTAGCAGGTGCTATATTTACTAAAGATATTGGTAAAGCACAACGTGTTGCAAATAAATTGAAACTTGGTACGGTTTGGATTAACGATTTCCATCCATACTTTGCACAAGCGCCATGGGGCGGTTACAAACAATCAGGTATCGGTAGAGAATTAGGTAAAGAAGGATTAGAGGAATATTTAGTAAGTAAACACATTCTTACAAATACTAATCCAGAACCAGTGGATTGGTTCAGTAAATAA